The sequence tagCAATACTGTCTTTGTCCTCAAATAAACATCTTTCGTTATGCCTAAAGGGTTCTTCCTCTCGTGTTGTgcagaagagaagagaaagaataaaTGAAAGGCTGAGAATACTGCAAAATCTTGTCCCCAACGGAACTAAGGTAACTCTCTCAGGAGTCAGTGGCAATTGAACTATTGCTTAACAATTGGTGAAGGTGTTCAAATTCTCAAGCTCTTTCTTCGTTAATTGTAGGTGGATATCAGCACCATGCTTGAAGAAGCTGTCCAATACGTTAAGTTTTTACAGCTCCAAATTAAGGTAACAACTTGGAAAACCTTCCCATATAAATTTAGCTGATTGCAAAGATATTTTCCATTTTGCAAAAGATAGTGAttattgattcattttttttctaacattttttatttggatgAAACAGCTTCTGAGCTCTGAAGATTTGTGGATGTATGCTCCAATTGTTTACAATGGAATAAACATTGGACTAGACCTCGGTATTTCTCCAACCAAAGGAAGATCAATGTGATAGCATAGCAATTAAAGAGgatataatatttcattaacTTAAATTGCCACTTTATGATGTTTTTGttaattcatttatataatagGGTTGAATCCTGCAAACTGTAGTCGGGATTAATTAATCAAACAAGCCCTTTCGAGAAACGGGACATTAATTTGAGTTAACTTGGTAATTCCTTAAGCAAACAATTTGGAGGAGTAGAATATCCACACATTTCAGTCTTTTACTTCTTTCGCAATATGTCATATATCAATGACTTTTAAGTTAATTACATTTGCTTTTCACTTACTTAAATTTTCTGCAAAGTTGCCGAGAAAGTTTAGATATATATCAATAATTTGAGTTAACTGGGTATTAACAATGAGTATAAATTTGGATCACGTGGCATGGTGAAACTAAAATTTGTCTACTTCTATTtcgtttttatttaataacGGGGATCATGACAATTTTGCTTGTATATGATTTATTTACATGTTTATTTTCTGTGGCGTACGTACCAGATGtacatatttatagtttatgTATAGAGCTgtctaaaatactaatttatcgAAACATGCTGTATATATCTCCAGCCCTTATTTaactttaagaattaatttattgatcCCCTGGCTCCAGGACAACTTAGCCACcatgaataaatttaattaaatgtttttttcaggtaatttaattaaatgttataCCAAGTTACCAACTACTTGAAGATACAAACACACGTCGTTATAGGGTGATGCTTTTTTTATGCTTGTACCATCCGTGCTACCCTATTCATTTATTGGAATGTAACTATATTATTAAGCTTATTCATtaacagaaaaaaaacaaattaaatttaaatacattttgttCCTATAAACTATTGAgatcaaagttaaaataaaacaatttatagactaaaaatataattaaactaaataaattatgaaaacaaaaaatatatttaaattacataattacaCTTAATGGCTACGAATGATAAACTGTCGAAGGTGTTGAGACAACCTTATATACAAACATGTTCCAACAAGTTCTACTAAAGATTTAGAGATATTGAGGAGACAATATACATTGAAtctaaaatatttgataataactTAATATGATACGATGTgttaattgtaaaataaaaagaaaatgtattaatatttagaaaaagaagatTATGCACAGATAGGATAGTTTTTCACTGtatgtatgataagtttatttattaatttttaaaatcatattaactatgatttataattgaataatagtATTATACACATAAACATTAAACTCTAATCTTTGTTCATATTAATactaaatcataattaattaattaattacaattaaataaaaaaaaatcctaaaacatAAGATACGTGAAAATTAGAACAATGTAATAGTAGCATTCCTGGTTCGTATGATAGTTGATGGAAGTCTGTTCCATAATGAACCGGATTCaactggtaaaaaaaaaaaaaaatagagcaatgtaatacaaaataaaagtaCTAGCATTGAAGTAATAGCACTGTAATTCCTAGCTAAGGCTTGTAGCATCACTGATCTTACACAGAACATTCTTAAATTTGAGTGTAAGAGGAATCTTACTGCAGGTAGAATCTCTCATCTAATCAAACGGGCACTCACGTACTCACCAAGGATATACTAAAATACAACAAATCTTCTTAATCGATATCTCAGAAGGAATATATTGTTGTCCATATATTCCAATACCATAAACATAAAATACAATCGAGAATATAGAACAATGCCCTGAAACCAGAACTAATCTTCATATATAAATGCTTAATTTTTGCCTTTGTTTTCTAGCCTACTTCACTTCTGGATTAGATCTCAGCTTCCCAACTCAGCATTAACATAAAATGCTAAACTCGGTTAGGAGAATCTCGCATTATATCCATCCACGTAATGTATGCAAAATCTGTAACTGAAAACTGAGTTGAAATCATGAACAGAATGTGGTAGGTTTTTAACAGCTCTAGAGGGAACAAAAACACAGTTAGCAGATAATGCTGTCTAGATTTGAAAACAGTTTTAGAATGTCAAGACTTACCTCCACGATCTCAAGCCGTCCTTCTTGCATacgtcatttttattttgtctaaaacataatTCATATAAATATCATACCACGTctatctcacaatttaacaggTGTAATTCTATTTATAAAACCCTCCAAATCTCCTAATTCTCACTCAGAAATACTTAAATATTGTGCTTCTCTCTCATCTGTCGGAGGAGTTTTCAGGTCTAGGAAATCCGTATAGGggttaataatgattttttatcgGTAAATATTAGTTGTTAGAATGTTAATTTTGTTCGCAGAGGAGATCAAATCCATGATCTTTTTTCCCTTCACTTCTCCCTTCACCATTCCACCCACCTTATATTTCCCCAGGTTAATAATGATATGTTGATATTCTAATGAAAACCAAATACTTGGAACTGGGACCTCTTCAGTTATAAGTGGTCCCACCAAGGACTTTTGCATATTGATTTAAGGGTGTAGGACTTTGTCAGATGCTAATTATTGCCAATTATGAATTGAGATCTTTTTATATGGATGAAGTCAATCCTTAGTGGTATATGGTTTTCTGCTTGTTGGGTATAAATAGAGCACTGTTCTCATTCTAAAAGTGGGCTTCTTCTACATCAGCAATAGAAAAAGACGAGCCAcaccaaagaagaagaaaaaatggatCCTGTTGAGCAAATTTCTGAAGAGTGGAGTTCTCTTAGTGGATTCTACACAGCTGAGGAAGCTGACTTTATGAGCCAGTTGCTTGGTAACTGTTCACTCCCTGAGAACCTGTGTGGAAACTTCAATTTGGGAATTCCATCTGCAATATGGCCTGGCCATGAATCAACAATAGTGAGCGTGACAGGAATCAATGAAAGTCCATATTTTCATGCAAATGCTGATAATAGTAatactaattatttatgtttttcacAAGGAAGTAGCTTCACTGCTGATAGTAGCAATATTTTTCCTACTACAAGTGGTAATAAGTGTGatccagtagccaacattggcTACATGTCTGTGGGTTTTCCCTTGGGGGATGCCAAGTTTAGCCCATATAATGTTCAAGGGAGTGACAGCCAACAGATAAATGAAAACACTGatgaagagttaggtctagagGTTATTGCTGACAAGAAATTGCAGGATCACCAGGAATGTGAAGTACTAGTTTCTGAAGCTGCACAAGAGGATATAAACACCAATCTGGAGAAGTCAGGAAAAAGATCTAGGGGCTCAATGCAGGTAGAATAACATAAATTATGATATTCTTTTCTAAGTAAATCACTTACTACTCCTGTTTCTTAGTCCTATAGTAATGTAGTTACATAAGAATTTCCTTTTTCGGCAGAATTTATGGCATGTGTTTGATTTTGTGTGGTTCTTCTTATCATGATttgataattttgatttaatgatTTCATAGGTACGAAAGAGCAAGAAAAATGTTAAATCTATGAAGAAACCAAAATCTGATTCTATAAGTAACTCTGAGGAGGGTAGAAGTCCTGATCTTCAGGGTTTCTGCTCAGAGGATGATGACTCCAATGCTTCTCAGGAGCTAAATGGAGGAGGATCTTCAAGTTTGAGCCTCGAGGATTCTACATCTCTTAAGTTAAAGGGGAAAAAATCAACAGCTAATAGAGGTTCTGCTACTGATCCACAGAGTGTATATGCAAGGGTATGTCCTTTGCCAAGTGCATTTTATCAAACTAATCCTTGccaataattttatgatttcctTGTACTGTGAAGTGTGGAAGGATTAGATCTCAAGAGGTTTTTCCTTTTGTACAATgcagagaagaagagaaagaataaaTGAAAGGTTGAGAATCCTACAACACCTTGTCCCCAATGGAACCAAGGTAGCtctctcaataacaatatccaACTACTGTCAAAGTCAAACAAGTGGTTAAGatgcagaattttgcttcctcatGAAATTGCAGGTCGATATAAGCACCATGCTGGAGGAAGCTGTCAAATATGTGAAGTTTTTGCAACTCCAAATTAAGGTAACAACAACTTGAGGATCCTCCTTCGTTcagtgtaaaatatattttatactataaGAAATATAGTGAGACTCATTCATGTTTCATCGAATTTAACAGCTTCTGAGCTCAGATGATCTCTGGATGTACGCTCCCATTGCTTACAATGGAATGAACATTGGACTAGACCTCAATATTACCCCAACCAAACAACCATAAATATATTGCCTTTGGCTGCATAGCAATGAAAGGGAATGCAGCAATTTGAGAGCTGAGGGTGCccttttgtgatgtttatgttcTATTATGTATTAACTGGCATTTAATTATAAGGAAGTATgagattaattaatcaattaagcAACCCTTGTGTATTATTTTAACTATGAGACATCAATTTCAGTTGATTTATTGGCTGTTTACtcatgatttatatatatatatatatatatatattatgtttgtttcCACCGTTTTAATAGCCTCCTCGAATCATTTTCATCTTGGTCTTACCTTATAGTGTATTGGAGTTATCTAGATTCTAGAGCAATGACATTCATCCAGAATGGAATGATAGTTAACTGAATTTCAATGTGGAGTATTTGTCACGGCAAGTTGTTTGGAAAAATTAAGGGATTGTCCCAGATAAAAGTAGACGATTCCTTATTTTTCCACGTTGGAAGCAACCTGAATGAGATGTATTTtacgcaaaaaaaaaagaagaaaaaacactaCGTTACATTAAATTTAACTTAACTTGCTATCTGGAAGCATGTTATCAATTTACAAGATTTTAACAAAATCTATTAATTCTCCAAAACTtatcatttatttgttaaaatttgagtatttttttaaaagaatctaTATAAAAATCTTGTACATCCATAAAATACTTTCAaattttatgttataaatacattaaaaatccaaattataacatcttaatcatattttttcaaaaaaaaatcttaaaaatcatcctattcttacaaaaaatttcaaaatttacagattttttttatgttaaaatagtattttaaaagGTATCAATACTTCTCTTCTTGCCAAATCTCCAAAATTGAATTAActaatttgtttcttttattattttttggcttATTAATCTGCATTTTATGATTTATTCCTTCCTTCTAGATGcattaaatcatttttcaaattatatccTTAACATCTAATAAATCacgattaattatttttatactttttaagattttattttagagTGTTAAGTGGTTGTTTCATCTCATCTTGGATGTTCAGCCAAAACGAGCATGACACagaataataacaacaaatactAAGGATTGCAATTTTCCTTTTCCAGCCATGATAAGAAGCTAGCCAGATCAAGCAAATGAATAAGACGATACATTGAGGTTTGGAGGTGTATatgattttgttaatttatttattgtgaatGAACCTTGAATGTTGTTGGCATTATCTAATTAATATAACATGATGTACACTAGAAATTAATTGTGACTTGAGATCTTCTACCGTgcgtttattttttctttcagttacaaaaatattttctcaattttactttattttttgtttaaaaaatttatatactaaaccttaaaaataatttttactattttctgATATTATACGTGGATTAAGATACTGTATATGAATAGACATATTGTTCTTTATGATGGAATTAAAAGCGCCTTTTGATTTATGCTGagacgataaaaaaaaatgctattgtTACTTTTTGATATACCTGCATACATGAGCAAAACTTGTGCATCCACAAATTCTTTTTGCACGCTTCTTTTTCCTCATTTGGGAGGACATATTATAATAGAGTGGTCATCCTTTCTCTATACTCGAATCCATCGACTTGAGGAGGAAATTTGTGCTGTCACGAGAGTCAGAGATGAAAAAGATACCATTGCTGTAAGTACTTGTATTTATTTCATgtgattttctattttctagttTTGATACATTTCTACCATTTTACtataaaacaacattcaaaattGGATACCTTAATTCCTAATTCTCCAATTGTCCCAAATGTCAACCAAAtcacaaaattcatttttgctTAACATGCCTTGaaacattaataatatattaaaattaaattctaattattatgtttaaaataatactttatttaaaagtattgttatgtttttttaatttattattatcataggGAGTTGTAGGGCATTTGCAACAACAACGGCAGTGTAAGGAATCACCCAAATAAAAATAGGCAAGTTAATTGAGCTAGCAAACCAAGAGTTAGTGGATTTTGTCAAAGAATGTTGTGGATGCAAGGGAGGACTAATAGAGCTCGCTTATGAGTACATAATCAACAATGACATCAACACGGATAAGGATTACACGTACTGAGTTCTTCTTTAGCGTGCATGTAATCCTAAGGTCAGttttagataattttaataattggcTTATTGCTGGTTttagtgttaatttttttctttatagaaaAATGCTAATGTCGTTACCATTAATGACTATGAGATTGTTCCTATTTGCAATGATTAACCTTGAAAAAGAAGTTTGATAGATATAAATCGGTAAGTTCctaaaattcaatttctttaaaagtgAAGTTAGTATTTAAACTAAATCTAACTAatatttgtctcaattttagcgGGGAAtattcaaaaaacaaatatatgggACACTCAACCATGCTATTACATCAGTGGGATATGGAACTGAAGATGGTTAAACCATTGGATAGTGAAAAATTCTTATGGACCAAATTGAGGAGAAGATGGCTATATAAGAATGTTATGTAACACAAAAGCGCAATtcgttttctttatttattttttctttgctttGAGTTTTCACTTTGAAATTCCGTTGTGCAATTAAAACAAAGTACCTTGAATGCTGTGGGCattatctaattaatttaacatgatATACActtgaagttaattgtgattttattttttctttcaggtacaatttttttctcaattttattttatttttcgtttaaaaaaattatatacaaaaccttgaaaataatttttactgtTTTCTGTTCAAATTCATAGAAGTAGGAAATAAACTGAAAGTAagaatattcttaaattaaaaaataaaaaaaatcttaaaccaaataactaattttgcttcagtaaacaaaaaacattgtCAAGTTGATATTGATAGTGATACTTGGCGTACCTTAATTCCGAAAAACAAGTTGGATGAAAATATCAAGTCTTAATGTCTTATAGCACCATTGATTTAACTTGGATTATCAGAAATATATATTACTGAAAAATATTCTACGAAGACTGAAATGCAAAATAAGTTAATCCAAATAAGAAAAGGAGGAAGTTGTCTCGTGACTAATAGTAAGACTAGTCGACTACTACAAATTTCATGCCACATGCTACGAAAATCATTTCCATCTTACAGCTTGACCTAATAGTCATTAAGAAGAGTAAAAGAATAAGAGAAAGTATGCTCGTTCctactaaaaaaagtatttttccctataaattCAGCATAAGTCAGCAAAGCTGATGTTCATGTATAAACCAGACATAAAATCACTAATTCCTAAATTCATTACCATTCTCATAATGGGAATGCAATTTCATGAAGCCTTCTCACATTAGAGGACAAAACTAGAATTAATTATGTTCCTTGTTATCATTTACTCAAATCAAATGATGACAAGCGCATATTTGTCCCAGTTTTAGACCATGGGTGTCATGCTGATTAGAAAGAACCAACAAACAAATTAAGAGGGGAGAGGAAGAACACCCCGCCAATCAATGGGAGAAGAAGAACAACAATGTTAACTTAAGCCTGTACTGAAAAAAACACGATAGGTTACAATCACAAGTGTGGAACTCAAGAAGTCACATAAACAGAAATCCTAGAATCTAGTGAAatgaaataacttaaaaaagtctGGCCTAAATTAAGTATACAATTTGCTACATCCCCAATAAAAAGCGTAGGATAACTATCTAATTCTGAACCTTTTATTGTCCATATGATACAGAGTCtatcaaattcaaatgctcagAATCTGAACTCAAAAGGGTACACAGGGTAAGCCACACCCAGGCTTCACACACAATATCCAAAGAGACTGACAATTCACGCTCTTTCTTCGTGCACGTGATTTACAACTTCTCCTTGGCTGTCCAAGGGCATATACTGTGCCATGATGGCTCTGATTTCAGAATCCATATATGACTgcaaaaacaccaacaaaaatacCGGTAAATTGCAAATTTCATGTTCTCATATTTGAGTTTCTAACAAGTCTCAGATGATACCGAATTTAATGCTTCTCGTTGCATGCCACAATGCtatataaaatttagaattgaataaaaaaaggcATCTAAATATCTAATAGCATCACCAAACTGAAAATGTGACAAAGCTTACCCTTATTCTGTATTTGTACACAAGGTATGCCCCTGCAGCAGCCACAACTAAGCCAACTAAAATAACCCAAAAAGCAGCCCAGGCTGATCTTCCCTCCTGACTGGCAGTTTTACCTGCAGGATACCCAGTTGGAAataaatgaaaccaagcaattcaAATGCCATGCAAGTAAAAGGATATCAAGTGTATTTAACTCACTTATGCAAGTATCGTGGTCCCTTATATACAAAAGATCCCCACTGCAAGTGCAGTCATAGCTTCCCCAAGTATTCTTGCAGCTACATTCAGGGCACTGACAAGCTTTCTTCTCTTTGCATTCATCAATGTCTGAAAGGTGAAGCAAAAGGAGTTCAGATATTTGGcttttagttatgatgaaaacaTTCAAAGATATCATCAATTAACAATGCCAAGGCAAAGGATTAATACAAGTACACAACTACTTTAACAGTGAGATGAAGTTAAAATATGAAGTATCTGAGTATAATTTACATAAAAGCCAGTTTCAATTACTGAGACAGCTATACGTCTTCCTATTTTGAGACATTTTTATCATCCTCAGGTCTTGATTTAGTTCAAAATGTTTTACACTAGAAGTTTATGTATGTATGTGCATGTACAACAATATTAAAAACAGGATCCAGGATTCAATCtggggaaaaaataataatgtaagacAACATAAATATATCTCACCTTCACAGTTTTTGACACCATCACCTTTAAAGCCTGCAGGACACTGGCATTTAACCCCTCCATCATCCTGTCCATGAAGCAATGGCAATTTATGTCACAGTTCAGTTTCCATTATAGATTTACAAACCATGCAGAGTAAAGTGTCAACATTTCAAGAACTTAGTAATTACTAACCGAACAAGCAGAATATGCATGTCCATTCCTAGCTTCATGCCAACAACCTCCATTGTTTATCTTGCAACGCCCAGGTCCACTAGCTGCAAACCCAGAAGACACTAGTTGAATAAAAACTatgaatacataaaaaaaaaaaaggaaggttaAATTATTCTCTAGTCTATATTATAGgtacttataattttattaaattttaaaccaGGTCCCTATAATGTAAAGCTAAAAGCTTCCAACAGTATCCCAACATGTGTAAAAACTAAGTAGTGAATCCTGGATAGTAGCGTGGAGCAACCACCCCCAAAAATTATAGCAGATAGTGGGATGGCCGCTATTGTGAACTCTAGAAAACAATATTCATAGTGAAGAACCAAGAAGATATAAAAGAAGAAAGGGGAACACGAAGTTTTCATGTCTTATAAAAAAGAGGAACTTAATAGGGGGGACATATTACATTTTGgcaaaaaagtggagaattaaAGTGGGAAGAAAGAAGCATTATTAGGGGCAGTTAAGTAAAACCCTTATAATAGGAAAAGCATTAGCGACAAATGGGGAACTTAATTGAAATGgcttaaaagattaaaaaaaaataaaaataaaggtaaaaaCAAATAGAATAGGAAAAAGTGAGCGAAAAGTGGGCTTAATCAAACAggcataaaagattaaaaacagtttaaaagaagtttaaaaaaaattggaaaaagtaACCGACAACAATTAATAGGTGGGCTTATTTGAACAGGCTTAAAAGACAagtaattgttagttttttgttagtgggaaaattcGAACCCAcgacctccccccccccccccccccccccaccttCTCCCTTTACCACCAAGCCAACCTTATAACCCCTACTAAAACTAAATTATCATCACACCGTTTTACCCAATGCACCTAATTGATGGCAATAAGTAAACATTTAACTCAGGAACCACTAAATTTCATTAAGCAtaacattttcaaaataaaaaattatgacagtGACTTTTATGCACAGGGTGATCATGGATTACTGTTCATAATGTTAAATATGCATCCTTATAATTTCATCCTTTTTTTCAATTACAAATAACATGCACGAAATTAGATATAGCTTAAatgaaatttatgaaaatagatatgtttatattttaaccTGCACAGGTTGTATAACCATCTCCTTTAAATTGCACACCAT comes from Glycine soja cultivar W05 chromosome 20, ASM419377v2, whole genome shotgun sequence and encodes:
- the LOC114403032 gene encoding transcription factor bHLH84-like, whose product is MDPVEQISEEWSSLSGFYTAEEADFMSQLLGNCSLPENLCGNFNLGIPSAIWPGHESTIVSVTGINESPYFHANADNSNTNYLCFSQGSSFTADSSNIFPTTSGNKCDPVANIGYMSVGFPLGDAKFSPYNVQGSDSQQINENTDEELGLEVIADKKLQDHQECEVLVSEAAQEDINTNLEKSGKRSRGSMQVRKSKKNVKSMKKPKSDSISNSEEGRSPDLQGFCSEDDDSNASQELNGGGSSSLSLEDSTSLKLKGKKSTANRGSATDPQSVYARRRRERINERLRILQHLVPNGTKVDISTMLEEAVKYVKFLQLQIKLLSSDDLWMYAPIAYNGMNIGLDLNITPTKQP